Proteins found in one Amycolatopsis aidingensis genomic segment:
- a CDS encoding ParA family protein — MQITSVVNQKGGVGKTSLSVGLAAALAERGRRALLVDLDPQGHATTELLGLPEPPPQAPTLAKALTKMWRGPVEELVVSHPRSNIGRGGAFDVIPTSPGMFDLIRRLDQFRVPGWQLARVLQFANYDHVIIDCPPALDVLTNNAIVATHGILVPVQPDRTSIRALRLMREQISYVETMVNRPPVAYHGLVPGLYRRPISSYALAALNELQGFGIPMLAHVPLGVVMNEAAARGMPVTTFAPETVQAVAFRHIAHAVELATAQQPAPPPIPAEHEDDFVFEDFIASVSHARDVNDNGSRRKLYDLLPKRPRPSR; from the coding sequence ATGCAGATCACCTCGGTGGTCAACCAGAAAGGCGGGGTCGGCAAGACCTCGCTCAGCGTCGGCTTAGCGGCCGCACTGGCGGAACGCGGCCGTCGAGCCTTGCTCGTCGACCTCGATCCACAGGGCCACGCCACCACCGAGTTACTCGGGCTGCCCGAGCCACCCCCGCAGGCACCGACCTTGGCCAAGGCGCTCACCAAGATGTGGCGGGGCCCGGTCGAGGAGCTGGTGGTGTCCCATCCGCGGTCGAACATCGGCCGGGGCGGCGCGTTCGACGTGATTCCCACCTCGCCGGGCATGTTCGACCTGATCCGGCGGCTGGACCAGTTCCGGGTTCCTGGCTGGCAACTGGCCAGGGTCCTCCAGTTCGCCAACTACGACCACGTGATCATCGACTGCCCGCCGGCGCTGGACGTGCTCACCAACAACGCGATCGTGGCCACACACGGGATTCTGGTGCCGGTGCAGCCGGACCGGACGAGCATCAGGGCACTGCGGCTGATGCGCGAGCAGATCAGCTACGTGGAAACGATGGTGAACCGGCCACCGGTCGCCTACCACGGGCTGGTTCCCGGTCTTTACCGCAGGCCGATCTCCTCCTACGCGCTGGCCGCGCTGAACGAGCTGCAGGGGTTCGGGATCCCGATGCTGGCACATGTGCCGCTCGGCGTGGTGATGAACGAGGCGGCCGCGCGGGGCATGCCGGTCACCACCTTCGCCCCGGAGACCGTCCAGGCGGTGGCTTTCCGGCACATCGCCCATGCCGTCGAGCTGGCCACGGCGCAGCAGCCCGCGCCCCCGCCCATTCCGGCCGAGCACGAGGACGATTTCGTGTTCGAGGACTTCATCGCCTCGGTGTCACATGCCCGCGACGTCAACGACAACGGCTCGCGCCGCAAACTCTACGACCTGCTGCCGAAACGTCCCCGCCCGTCCCGCTGA
- a CDS encoding DUF222 domain-containing protein: protein MTRTFGIDTSRMSEEELLTALGDLEQQRRVLYARELAVVAELDGRDTASQKGYRDLPVLTREILRVNPYDARQRVAHARAVVRRYGPGGMPLEPDLPEVGAAAAEGVIGPEHIETIRATVARFPQPVSLPDREHAEALLTKAAREYEPHTITTLGREILARLDQDGTPPTEDELARPERSLDWRETRGGRLRGTFDLDAETAALLTGLIEPRAKPSGTKEEPDRRSKFQRQGDAFADVLRVAAGCPEEGPTEAGEPFTVMVSITLEDLKHGTGYGLLHGQESYSAAQIRRMACDSYVVPAVLGSKGEILDIGQRTRTVPWPSAGL from the coding sequence GTGACCAGGACCTTCGGCATCGACACCTCCCGCATGAGCGAGGAGGAACTCCTGACCGCGCTGGGCGACCTCGAACAGCAGCGGCGAGTTCTGTATGCCCGGGAGCTGGCGGTCGTGGCCGAGTTGGACGGCCGCGACACCGCCAGCCAGAAGGGGTATCGCGACCTGCCGGTGTTGACGCGGGAGATCCTGCGGGTCAACCCGTATGACGCCCGCCAGCGGGTGGCCCATGCGCGGGCGGTGGTGCGGCGCTACGGCCCGGGTGGGATGCCGCTGGAGCCGGACCTGCCCGAGGTCGGTGCCGCCGCGGCCGAGGGCGTGATCGGGCCGGAACACATCGAGACCATCCGCGCCACCGTGGCCCGGTTCCCGCAGCCGGTCAGCCTGCCCGACCGGGAACACGCCGAGGCGCTGCTGACCAAGGCCGCGCGGGAGTACGAACCCCACACCATCACCACCCTGGGCCGGGAGATCCTGGCCCGGCTGGACCAGGACGGCACCCCACCCACCGAAGACGAACTCGCCCGGCCGGAACGCTCCCTGGACTGGCGCGAAACCCGCGGCGGACGACTCCGCGGCACCTTCGACCTCGACGCCGAAACCGCCGCCTTGTTGACCGGGCTGATCGAACCGAGGGCGAAACCCTCCGGCACGAAAGAGGAGCCGGATCGGCGGAGCAAGTTCCAGCGCCAGGGGGACGCGTTCGCCGACGTGCTGCGGGTGGCGGCGGGGTGTCCGGAGGAGGGGCCGACCGAGGCGGGGGAACCCTTCACCGTCATGGTGTCCATCACCCTGGAGGATTTGAAGCACGGCACCGGATACGGGCTCCTGCACGGGCAGGAGTCCTACTCCGCCGCCCAAATCCGGCGCATGGCCTGCGACTCCTACGTCGTGCCCGCCGTCCTGGGCAGCAAGGGCGAGATCCTCGACATCGGACAACGCACCCGCACCGTACCCTGGCCATCCGCAGGGCTTTGA
- a CDS encoding HNH endonuclease signature motif containing protein, translating to MRDRGCAFPGCRRKPKQCQAHHVIPWALGGATALYNLTLLCWYHHNLIHHTDWSMRIRNGLPEFIPPAFVDPERRPRRNLLHRQGVAG from the coding sequence TTGCGGGACCGCGGCTGCGCCTTCCCGGGATGCCGCAGGAAACCCAAGCAATGCCAGGCCCACCACGTCATCCCATGGGCCCTCGGAGGGGCCACAGCGCTATACAACCTGACCCTGCTGTGCTGGTACCACCACAACCTCATCCACCACACCGACTGGTCGATGCGCATACGCAACGGGTTGCCAGAGTTCATCCCACCGGCCTTTGTGGACCCGGAGCGAAGACCCAGACGCAACCTCCTCCATCGACAGGGGGTTGCGGGATGA
- a CDS encoding phosphoribosyl-ATP diphosphatase, with the protein MKTFDELYAELAERARSRPDGSGTVAALDAGVHAQGKKVLEEAGEVWIAAEHESDERLAEEISQLLYRVQVLMLGRGISAEDVYRYL; encoded by the coding sequence GTGAAAACCTTCGACGAGCTGTACGCGGAGCTTGCCGAGCGCGCCAGGAGCCGTCCCGATGGCTCGGGCACGGTCGCCGCACTGGACGCGGGCGTGCATGCCCAGGGCAAGAAGGTGCTCGAAGAGGCGGGTGAGGTGTGGATCGCCGCCGAGCACGAGTCCGACGAACGGCTGGCCGAGGAGATCTCCCAGCTGCTGTATCGAGTTCAGGTGCTCATGCTCGGCCGTGGCATCTCGGCCGAGGACGTCTACCGTTATCTGTGA
- a CDS encoding carotenoid oxygenase family protein produces MTISTNTSFATGLRNLDHERVIDALPVSGELPDWLNGSLIRNGPAAFDCRGGSFRHWFDGQAMLHRFEIAEGRVGYRNRYVDTPSSRSVRSEGRIAYSEFATDPCQSLFSRFFTQFRRVTVPNPNVNVQFGGEHAVALTELPLAVEFDPRTLDTLRVSEYEDSLRGNLTTAHPHADPATGDLVNYLLRFGRTSAYQVYRQARGNRRELIGTVPADRPGYLHSFAITERHVVLMIFPLVVNPLSFLLRGKPFIANYRWRPELGTRIVVLDSRTGEIRTDTRTAPLFSFHHINAFEEDDSLVIDLSQYEDSAVVDALYLDRLRAGEPIPLPRPVRHRVELGSGRVRSTVLSEEPLELPTIDYRQRNGRPYRYAYGVGAADRTGADFFDQLVKLDTHTGRTIVWQEPGTYPGEPVFVPTPQAGTEDEGVALSVVLDPAADRSLLVVLDAHSFTELARAEVPHPIPFGFHGQFTRTR; encoded by the coding sequence ATGACCATCAGCACGAACACCTCCTTCGCCACCGGCCTGCGCAATCTCGACCACGAACGGGTCATCGACGCGCTGCCCGTCTCCGGCGAACTGCCGGACTGGCTGAACGGCTCCCTCATCCGCAACGGCCCCGCCGCCTTCGACTGCCGCGGTGGCTCGTTCCGGCACTGGTTCGACGGCCAGGCCATGCTGCACCGGTTCGAGATCGCCGAAGGCAGGGTCGGCTACCGCAACCGCTACGTGGACACCCCGAGCAGCAGGTCGGTCCGGTCGGAGGGCCGGATCGCCTACAGCGAGTTCGCCACCGACCCGTGCCAGTCGCTGTTCAGCCGCTTCTTCACGCAGTTCCGCCGGGTCACCGTGCCGAACCCGAACGTCAACGTGCAGTTCGGTGGGGAGCATGCGGTGGCACTCACCGAACTGCCACTCGCCGTCGAGTTCGACCCGCGAACGCTGGACACCCTGCGCGTGTCCGAGTACGAGGACTCACTGCGGGGCAACCTGACCACGGCGCATCCGCATGCCGACCCCGCCACCGGTGACCTCGTGAACTACCTGCTGCGGTTCGGCCGCACCAGCGCCTACCAGGTGTATCGGCAGGCACGCGGAAATCGTCGCGAGCTGATCGGCACGGTGCCCGCGGACAGGCCCGGCTACCTGCACAGCTTCGCCATCACCGAACGCCACGTGGTGTTGATGATCTTCCCGCTGGTGGTCAACCCGCTGTCCTTCCTGCTGCGCGGCAAGCCGTTCATCGCCAACTACCGGTGGCGCCCGGAACTGGGCACCAGGATCGTCGTACTCGACTCGCGCACCGGCGAGATCCGCACCGACACCCGCACCGCTCCGCTGTTCTCCTTCCACCACATCAACGCCTTCGAGGAGGACGACTCGCTGGTCATCGACCTCAGCCAGTACGAGGACTCCGCCGTCGTGGACGCGCTGTACCTGGACCGGCTGCGCGCGGGCGAACCCATTCCGCTCCCCCGGCCGGTCCGGCACCGGGTCGAGCTCGGCTCGGGCCGGGTGCGGTCCACCGTGCTGTCCGAGGAGCCGCTGGAGCTGCCCACCATCGACTACCGGCAGCGCAACGGCCGCCCCTACCGCTACGCCTACGGGGTCGGCGCCGCCGACCGTACCGGGGCGGACTTCTTCGACCAGCTGGTCAAGCTCGACACGCACACGGGTCGCACGATCGTGTGGCAGGAGCCGGGCACCTACCCGGGAGAGCCGGTGTTCGTGCCGACGCCACAGGCAGGCACCGAGGACGAGGGCGTGGCGCTGTCGGTGGTCCTCGACCCGGCCGCGGACCGGTCGTTGCTGGTGGTACTGGACGCCCACTCGTTCACCGAACTGGCCAGAGCGGAGGTGCCGCACCCGATTCCGTTCGGCTTCCACGGCCAGTTCACCCGCACCAGGTGA
- a CDS encoding class I SAM-dependent DNA methyltransferase, whose translation MHSDQLPTGNDDVTVSRRRELEIELPRRSEHIDQDAEYCSVFLDGNWRKIRFHDYAEIYRIPGLYEQLFHDILDCRSPDVVGKLLKEELQRDNVDAASLRVLDLGAGNGLIGEQLRNIGAGHLVGVDIIPEAAEAAWRDRPRVYDAYHVADVVHPPAEVDDALGSAGLNTLSCVAALGYGDIPPAAFRAAFNRISDGGWIAFTIKDRFLSTEDTSGFARLVQACEEHGILRPRSTERYRHRLDVRGEPLHYVAIVGTKQADIPPDLLP comes from the coding sequence ATGCACAGCGACCAGTTACCTACCGGAAACGACGACGTGACCGTGTCCCGCCGACGCGAGCTGGAGATCGAGCTACCCCGGCGGTCCGAGCACATCGACCAGGACGCCGAGTACTGCTCGGTTTTCCTCGACGGGAACTGGCGCAAGATCCGCTTTCACGACTACGCCGAGATCTACCGCATTCCGGGACTCTACGAGCAGCTGTTCCACGACATTCTGGATTGCCGGTCGCCCGACGTCGTGGGCAAGCTCCTCAAGGAAGAACTGCAGCGGGACAACGTCGACGCGGCCTCCTTGCGCGTGCTCGATCTCGGTGCGGGCAACGGCCTGATCGGGGAGCAACTACGCAATATCGGCGCTGGTCACCTGGTCGGCGTGGACATCATCCCCGAGGCGGCCGAGGCCGCATGGCGCGACCGCCCGCGGGTGTACGACGCCTACCACGTCGCCGATGTGGTGCACCCGCCTGCCGAGGTGGATGACGCGCTGGGCTCGGCCGGGCTGAACACCCTCTCCTGCGTGGCCGCGCTCGGGTACGGCGACATCCCGCCGGCCGCCTTCCGCGCCGCGTTCAACCGGATCAGTGACGGCGGCTGGATCGCGTTCACCATCAAGGACCGTTTCCTCTCCACGGAGGACACCTCCGGGTTCGCCCGCCTGGTCCAGGCCTGCGAGGAGCACGGCATCCTGCGGCCGCGGTCCACCGAGCGCTACCGGCACCGGCTCGACGTGCGCGGCGAACCGCTGCACTACGTGGCCATCGTGGGCACCAAACAGGCCGACATCCCGCCCGACCTGCTGCCCTGA
- a CDS encoding HAD family hydrolase, whose product MTEPSAVDGEAILPAAVLWDMDGTLVDSEKLWDVALYETVERLGGTLTDEQRASLVGSNMDSTARYLLELAGRERTAGAIAELGEWIRQRTATLFADELPWRPGARDALVAVRAAGIPAALVTSTERALTELALHTIGREFFDTIVCGDEVGGRNKPHPAPYLLAAERLGVDPARCVAVEDSPPGAESAVAAGCAVLVVPNDVPVEPGERRVFRGSLVGVDAGTLGACLTGPA is encoded by the coding sequence GTGACCGAACCGTCCGCTGTGGACGGCGAAGCCATTCTGCCCGCCGCCGTGCTGTGGGATATGGACGGCACGCTGGTGGACTCGGAGAAGCTGTGGGACGTGGCGCTGTACGAGACCGTGGAGCGGCTCGGCGGTACCCTCACCGACGAGCAGCGGGCGAGCCTTGTCGGATCCAATATGGACAGTACGGCGCGGTACCTGCTCGAGCTGGCGGGGCGGGAGCGGACCGCGGGCGCCATCGCCGAGCTGGGGGAATGGATCCGGCAGCGCACGGCGACCCTGTTCGCCGACGAGCTGCCATGGCGCCCCGGCGCCAGGGACGCGCTGGTCGCGGTGCGCGCGGCCGGGATCCCGGCCGCGCTGGTCACTTCCACCGAGCGAGCCCTGACCGAACTGGCGTTGCACACGATCGGGCGCGAGTTCTTCGACACCATCGTCTGCGGTGACGAGGTGGGCGGGCGGAACAAGCCGCATCCGGCGCCGTACCTGCTGGCGGCCGAGCGCCTGGGAGTGGACCCGGCTCGCTGCGTCGCGGTCGAGGACTCACCGCCCGGTGCCGAGTCGGCGGTGGCCGCCGGGTGTGCCGTACTGGTCGTGCCGAACGACGTGCCGGTGGAGCCAGGCGAGCGCAGGGTGTTCCGCGGTTCGCTGGTGGGCGTGGACGCGGGCACGCTGGGTGCCTGTCTGACCGGTCCGGCCTGA
- a CDS encoding PAC2 family protein, whose protein sequence is MVVAFEGWNDAGDAASTALEHLQLNWDADPLAELDPDEYYDFQVSRPTVRMVDGVTRRVEWPTTRLAVCRPEGVDRDIVLVQGPEPNMRWRAFCAELVEHIEQLEVSTVVTLGALLADTAHTRPVPVTGTAYDAEAASRFGLERSRYQGPTGIVGVLQDVCVRAGIPAVSVWAAVPHYVSHPPSPKATLALLHKLEDVLDVEIPLGALPEQAEEWQRTVSEMAEEDEEISEYVRTLEERGDAAITLDETSGDKIAAEFERYLRRRRPDGPGPSGR, encoded by the coding sequence ATGGTGGTGGCCTTCGAGGGGTGGAACGACGCGGGCGACGCCGCCAGCACGGCACTGGAGCATCTCCAGTTGAACTGGGACGCCGATCCGCTGGCCGAGCTCGATCCCGACGAGTACTACGACTTTCAGGTGAGCAGGCCCACCGTGCGGATGGTGGACGGGGTCACCCGCCGAGTGGAGTGGCCGACCACCCGGTTGGCGGTATGCCGGCCGGAGGGCGTAGACCGGGACATCGTGCTGGTGCAGGGACCCGAGCCGAACATGCGCTGGCGCGCCTTCTGTGCCGAGCTGGTGGAGCACATCGAGCAGCTCGAGGTGTCCACCGTCGTCACCCTGGGTGCACTGCTGGCCGACACCGCGCACACCCGCCCGGTGCCGGTGACCGGAACGGCCTACGACGCCGAGGCGGCGAGCCGGTTCGGCCTGGAACGCAGCCGCTACCAGGGGCCAACCGGCATCGTCGGCGTGCTGCAGGACGTCTGCGTGCGCGCCGGGATCCCGGCCGTCTCGGTTTGGGCCGCCGTTCCGCACTACGTCTCGCACCCGCCGTCACCGAAGGCCACGCTCGCCCTGCTGCACAAGCTGGAGGACGTGCTCGACGTGGAGATCCCACTCGGCGCGCTGCCCGAGCAGGCCGAGGAGTGGCAGCGCACGGTCAGCGAGATGGCCGAGGAGGACGAGGAGATCAGCGAGTACGTGCGCACCCTCGAGGAACGAGGGGATGCGGCGATCACCCTCGACGAGACCAGCGGGGACAAGATCGCCGCCGAGTTCGAGCGTTACCTACGCCGACGTAGGCCGGACGGACCAGGGCCGTCCGGCCGCTGA